In Methylotenera mobilis JLW8, the following are encoded in one genomic region:
- a CDS encoding glutathione S-transferase N-terminal domain-containing protein, giving the protein MMTLYSGTTDPYSHRCRIVLYEKGMDFQVIDVDLANKPEDLAVINPYNHVPVLVERDLVLSEANIINEYIDERFPHPQLMPPDPVMRARARLFLYSFEKDLFSHIADIESGDQEKADKARATIRDNLTQLVPIFAKQNYLLGDDYSMLDVAVTPLLWRLGYYGIELPNQAAPILKYAERLFSRPLYADAMTPSEKAMRK; this is encoded by the coding sequence ATGATGACTTTATATTCAGGGACGACTGATCCCTATAGCCACCGTTGCCGTATCGTGCTGTATGAAAAAGGCATGGATTTTCAGGTGATTGATGTTGACCTGGCCAACAAGCCAGAAGACTTGGCCGTAATTAATCCATATAATCATGTGCCAGTGTTGGTTGAGCGTGATTTGGTGCTGTCAGAAGCGAACATTATCAATGAGTATATTGATGAGCGCTTTCCACATCCGCAGTTGATGCCACCAGATCCAGTGATGCGTGCCCGTGCTAGATTGTTTTTGTATAGCTTTGAAAAAGACTTGTTCAGCCATATTGCTGATATTGAGTCTGGTGACCAAGAAAAAGCGGATAAAGCACGTGCAACAATACGTGACAACTTGACCCAATTAGTGCCTATCTTCGCTAAACAAAACTATTTGTTAGGTGATGATTACTCAATGTTAGACGTGGCGGTGACGCCATTGCTCTGGCGTTTAGGTTACTACGGTATTGAGTTGCCAAATCAAGCTGCACCAATCTTGAAATATGCAGAGCGTTTGTTTTCAAGACCACTGTATGCGGATGCAATGACACCGTCAGAAAAAGCAATGCGCAAGTAG
- a CDS encoding ClpXP protease specificity-enhancing factor has protein sequence MSELIPTKPYMLRALHEWCVDNNLTPHLIVAVNAQTRVPMAYVKDGEIVLNINYSATKDLHIDNDSVVFSARFGGVSQNIYVPMSAVRGVFARENGQGMFFEADLEQEEVQFSADHAEEDAKPAENKEELNKSKKPVLKIVK, from the coding sequence ATGTCTGAATTAATCCCAACCAAACCCTATATGTTACGTGCGCTGCATGAGTGGTGCGTGGACAATAATCTAACCCCGCATTTGATTGTTGCAGTAAATGCACAGACGCGTGTGCCAATGGCATATGTTAAAGACGGTGAGATCGTATTAAATATTAACTACAGTGCAACAAAAGATTTGCACATAGATAATGATTCTGTGGTATTCTCTGCGCGCTTCGGTGGTGTGTCACAAAATATATATGTGCCCATGAGTGCAGTAAGAGGTGTTTTTGCACGGGAAAATGGTCAAGGAATGTTTTTTGAGGCCGACTTGGAGCAAGAAGAAGTACAGTTTTCAGCGGATCATGCAGAAGAAGATGCAAAACCTGCTGAAAATAAAGAAGAATTAAATAAAAGTAAAAAACCTGTATTAAAAATCGTAAAATAA
- the tuf gene encoding elongation factor Tu produces MAKGKFERTKPHVNVGTIGHVDHGKTTLTAAITTVLTKKFGGEAKAYDQIDAAPEEKARGITINTAHVEYETANRHYAHVDCPGHADYVKNMITGAAQMDGAILVCSAADGPMPQTREHILLARQVGVPYIVVFLNKADMVDDAELLELVEMEVRDLLSKYDFPGDDTPIVKGSAKLALEGDQSPIGEPAIFALADALDSYIPMPERAVDGTFLMPVEDVFSISGRGTVVTGRIERGIVKVGDEIEIVGLKDTLKTTCTGVEMFRKLLDQGMAGDNVGVLLRGTKREEIERGQVLAKAGSIKPHTKFTAEIYVLGKDEGGRHTPFFQGYRPQFYFRTTDVTGAVELPAGTEMVMPGDNVSITVTLIAPIAMEEGLRFAIREGGRTVGAGVVAKIIE; encoded by the coding sequence ATGGCAAAAGGTAAATTCGAACGGACCAAGCCGCACGTTAACGTAGGTACAATTGGCCACGTTGACCATGGTAAAACAACACTAACAGCAGCGATCACCACTGTGTTAACGAAGAAATTTGGCGGCGAAGCAAAAGCTTACGACCAAATTGACGCGGCACCAGAAGAAAAAGCACGTGGTATTACCATTAACACAGCACACGTTGAGTACGAGACAGCAAACCGTCACTACGCACACGTTGACTGCCCAGGCCATGCTGACTATGTTAAAAACATGATTACTGGCGCTGCTCAAATGGACGGTGCTATTCTAGTATGTTCAGCAGCTGACGGTCCTATGCCACAAACACGTGAGCACATCCTGTTGGCACGTCAAGTTGGCGTACCATACATCGTTGTATTCTTAAACAAAGCTGACATGGTTGATGACGCTGAGTTGTTAGAGCTAGTTGAAATGGAAGTGCGTGACCTGTTGTCTAAATATGACTTCCCAGGCGACGACACACCAATCGTTAAAGGCTCAGCTAAACTAGCGCTAGAAGGTGACCAATCACCAATCGGCGAACCAGCAATCTTTGCATTAGCTGACGCACTAGACAGCTACATCCCAATGCCAGAGCGCGCTGTTGACGGCACATTCTTGATGCCAGTTGAAGACGTATTCTCAATCTCAGGTCGTGGTACAGTTGTGACTGGCCGTATTGAGCGTGGTATTGTTAAAGTGGGTGACGAGATCGAAATCGTTGGTCTAAAAGACACACTAAAAACAACCTGTACAGGCGTGGAAATGTTCCGTAAATTACTAGACCAAGGTATGGCTGGTGATAACGTGGGTGTATTGCTACGTGGTACAAAACGTGAAGAAATTGAACGTGGTCAAGTATTGGCTAAAGCTGGTTCTATCAAACCACACACAAAATTCACAGCAGAAATCTACGTGTTGGGTAAAGATGAAGGTGGTCGTCACACACCATTCTTCCAAGGTTACCGTCCACAATTCTACTTCCGTACGACAGACGTAACTGGCGCAGTTGAATTGCCAGCAGGTACAGAAATGGTAATGCCAGGTGACAACGTATCAATCACAGTAACATTGATTGCACCAATCGCGATGGAAGAAGGCTTACGCTTCGCTATCCGTGAAGGTGGTCGTACTGTTGGTGCTGGTGTTGTAGCTAAGATTATCGAGTAA
- the secE gene encoding preprotein translocase subunit SecE, which translates to MLNKIKLLSAALLLVAGIAGFYLLADKPTVVRILVVLAGLAASVAVLWTTPLGQQSFGFIGEAVAESRKVVWPTRKETIQTTLVVFVLVVVMAAFLALVDIGFAFMVKWLLGRGA; encoded by the coding sequence ATGCTCAATAAAATTAAGTTGCTATCAGCTGCGCTTTTGCTGGTGGCAGGCATTGCCGGTTTTTACCTTCTAGCAGACAAGCCTACTGTGGTGCGTATTTTGGTTGTGTTGGCAGGTTTGGCAGCTTCGGTTGCTGTACTTTGGACCACGCCGCTTGGTCAGCAATCATTTGGTTTTATTGGTGAAGCTGTTGCTGAGTCACGTAAAGTGGTTTGGCCTACCCGTAAAGAAACAATACAAACTACATTGGTAGTGTTCGTGTTGGTGGTTGTAATGGCTGCATTTCTGGCGCTAGTCGATATCGGATTTGCTTTTATGGTTAAGTGGTTACTAGGACGGGGCGCGTAA
- the nusG gene encoding transcription termination/antitermination protein NusG: protein MSMKWYAVQAFSGFEKSVQKGLEERVVRSGLQDQFGQILVPIEEVIEMKAGQKTISERKLYPGYVLVQMNMTDDTWHLVKSTPRVTAFIGGSAQKPTPIKDKEVDIILQRIDDSKSNPTQKLTFEKGESVRITDGPFKDFSGNVEEINYEKSKLRVSVVIFGRSTPVELEFSQVEKEV from the coding sequence ATGAGTATGAAATGGTACGCGGTGCAGGCTTTTTCAGGTTTTGAAAAATCCGTGCAAAAAGGATTGGAAGAGCGTGTAGTGCGCTCTGGATTGCAAGATCAATTTGGCCAAATTTTAGTGCCAATCGAAGAAGTGATCGAAATGAAAGCTGGTCAGAAAACGATTTCTGAGCGTAAGCTTTACCCAGGTTATGTGTTGGTTCAGATGAACATGACAGATGATACTTGGCATTTGGTGAAAAGCACGCCACGTGTAACAGCATTTATTGGTGGTAGTGCGCAAAAGCCAACACCAATTAAAGATAAAGAAGTTGATATCATCTTGCAGCGCATTGATGATAGTAAGAGCAATCCTACACAAAAACTTACCTTTGAAAAAGGTGAGTCAGTTCGTATTACTGATGGTCCATTTAAAGACTTTTCCGGCAATGTTGAAGAAATTAACTACGAAAAGAGCAAATTGCGCGTTTCTGTGGTTATTTTCGGTCGCTCTACACCGGTTGAATTGGAATTTAGTCAGGTAGAAAAAGAAGTTTAG
- the rplK gene encoding 50S ribosomal protein L11 has product MAKKVIGYIKLQIPAGKANPSPPVGPALGQRGLNIMEFCKAFNAATQGVEPGLPIPVVITAFADKSFTFVMKSPPATILIKKAAGITKGSPRPHTDKVGKITRAQAEDIVKTKQADLSAADMDAAVRTIAGSARSMGIEVEGV; this is encoded by the coding sequence ATGGCAAAGAAAGTTATTGGCTATATCAAACTGCAGATTCCTGCAGGTAAAGCTAATCCAAGCCCACCAGTAGGTCCAGCATTGGGTCAACGTGGTTTGAACATCATGGAGTTCTGTAAAGCGTTTAACGCGGCAACACAAGGTGTTGAGCCAGGTTTGCCAATCCCAGTAGTGATTACTGCATTTGCGGACAAGAGCTTCACATTCGTGATGAAATCTCCTCCAGCAACTATTTTGATCAAAAAAGCGGCTGGTATCACTAAAGGTTCACCTCGTCCACATACTGATAAAGTTGGCAAAATCACTCGTGCACAAGCTGAGGATATTGTTAAAACTAAACAAGCTGACTTGTCTGCTGCTGATATGGATGCTGCTGTTCGCACTATCGCAGGTAGCGCTCGCAGTATGGGTATTGAAGTGGAGGGTGTATAA
- the rplA gene encoding 50S ribosomal protein L1, with amino-acid sequence MAKRINALRAKVDRNKLYPVAEGLTLVKENATAKFNESIDAVVNLGIDARKSDQLVRGAIVLPNGTGKTTRVAVFAQGAQAEAAKAAGADIVGFEDLAEQVKAGQMDFDVVIATPDAMRIVGALGQVLGPRGLMPNPKVGTVTPDAATAVKNAKAGQVQYRTDKGGIIHCTIGRASFTVEQLQGNLAALVDALNKAKPAASKGVYLKKLSVSSTMGAGVRVDQASLVA; translated from the coding sequence ATGGCTAAAAGAATTAACGCACTACGTGCAAAAGTTGATCGTAATAAATTGTACCCAGTGGCTGAAGGTTTAACTTTAGTAAAAGAAAATGCAACTGCGAAATTCAATGAGTCTATCGATGCGGTAGTTAACTTGGGTATTGATGCGCGTAAATCAGACCAATTGGTTCGTGGCGCTATCGTGTTACCTAACGGTACAGGTAAAACTACACGTGTTGCTGTGTTCGCACAGGGCGCGCAAGCAGAAGCTGCTAAAGCAGCTGGTGCTGACATTGTTGGTTTTGAAGATTTGGCTGAGCAAGTTAAAGCAGGTCAAATGGACTTTGACGTTGTGATCGCTACACCAGATGCAATGCGTATCGTTGGTGCTTTGGGTCAAGTGTTGGGTCCACGTGGTTTGATGCCTAACCCAAAAGTAGGTACTGTAACACCTGATGCAGCAACAGCAGTTAAAAATGCTAAAGCTGGTCAAGTGCAATACCGTACAGACAAAGGCGGTATCATTCACTGCACAATCGGCCGTGCTTCTTTCACAGTTGAACAATTGCAAGGTAACTTGGCTGCATTAGTAGATGCTTTGAACAAAGCTAAACCAGCTGCAAGCAAAGGTGTTTACCTGAAAAAACTATCTGTATCTAGTACTATGGGTGCAGGTGTGCGTGTTGATCAAGCAAGTTTGGTTGCTTAA
- the rplJ gene encoding 50S ribosomal protein L10: protein MSLNLTEKKAVVAEVSAQIAQAQAIVLAEYRGMGVANMTVLRADARKSGVYLRVLKNTLVRRAVEGTPFAALADQMVGPLVFGISADPVSAAKVLNNFAKTNDKFVIKAGAVPNQLMDVAGVQALASTLSREELLAKFARTLNEVPTKFARAIAAVRDAKEAA, encoded by the coding sequence TTGAGTCTAAATCTTACAGAGAAAAAAGCGGTAGTTGCTGAAGTAAGTGCACAAATTGCACAAGCACAAGCGATTGTTCTTGCTGAGTATCGTGGTATGGGCGTAGCCAATATGACGGTATTACGTGCAGATGCCAGAAAATCAGGCGTGTATCTACGTGTGTTGAAAAACACGCTAGTACGTCGCGCGGTTGAAGGTACACCATTTGCAGCATTAGCAGACCAAATGGTTGGCCCATTGGTATTCGGCATTTCAGCTGATCCAGTATCGGCAGCTAAAGTACTGAACAATTTTGCTAAAACTAACGATAAATTCGTTATTAAAGCAGGTGCGGTGCCAAATCAATTGATGGATGTTGCTGGTGTTCAAGCATTAGCATCTACATTAAGTCGTGAAGAGTTGCTTGCTAAATTTGCTCGCACACTTAACGAAGTGCCTACTAAGTTCGCTCGTGCTATTGCAGCAGTTCGCGACGCTAAAGAAGCAGCTTAA
- the rplL gene encoding 50S ribosomal protein L7/L12 encodes MAISNADILEAVGSMSVLDLTAFIKEIEEKFGVSAAAVAVASAAGGAAPAAAAEQTEFNVVLVSAGEQKVGVIKAVRELTGLGLKEAKDLVDGAPKTIKEGVSKADADAALKKLIEAGATGEIK; translated from the coding sequence ATGGCAATTTCAAATGCAGATATCTTAGAAGCAGTTGGTTCAATGTCAGTTTTAGACTTGACAGCTTTCATTAAAGAAATCGAAGAAAAATTTGGCGTATCAGCTGCAGCAGTTGCAGTAGCGTCAGCAGCAGGTGGTGCAGCTCCAGCTGCAGCAGCTGAGCAAACTGAGTTCAACGTTGTGCTAGTAAGCGCAGGCGAGCAAAAAGTTGGCGTGATTAAAGCTGTTCGTGAATTAACTGGTTTAGGCTTGAAAGAAGCTAAAGACCTAGTTGATGGCGCACCAAAAACAATTAAAGAAGGCGTTTCAAAAGCTGACGCTGATGCAGCATTGAAAAAATTGATCGAAGCTGGCGCAACTGGCGAAATCAAATAA
- the rpoB gene encoding DNA-directed RNA polymerase subunit beta, whose translation MSYSFTEKKRLRKSFAKRESVQEIPYLLAMQLESYAAFLQTNVPADQRTETGLQSTFSSVFPIVSHSGNARLDYVSYQLGAEPFDVKECQQRGLTYAAPLRVRVRLTIMDKEASKPTVKEVKEQEVYMGELPLMTENGSFVINGTERVIVSQLHRSPGVFFEHDRGKTHSSGKLLFSARIIPYRGSWLDFEFDPKDYLYFRIDRRRKMPVTILLKALGYTPEQIISTFYDFDTFHISKSGVEFTVVPERLRGEVAKFDILAKDGSVIVAKDKRITVKHIRDMEKAGVSEIAVPQDFILGRALANTIVDQETGEVVANANDEVTESLLGKLVDANIRTVSTLYSNDLDHGDYISQTLRIDEIPDQYSARVAIYRMMRPGEPPTEESVEALFQGLFFSEERYDLSRVGRMKFNRRAFPEKAEERQSNWIRRFYEAVGVQGDEGANTLSNEDILAVIGVLLELRNGRGEIDDIDHLGNRRIRSVGELAENQFRTGLVRVERAVKERLSQAESDNLMPHDLINAKPVSSAIREFFGSSQLSQFMDQTNPLSEITHKRRISALGPGGLTRERAGFEVRDVHSTHYGRVCPIETPEGPNIGLINSLALYARTNEYGFLETPYRRVDANKVSDTIDYLSAIEESQYMIAQANTDLDTKNLFVDDLISSRHHNEFTMTQPDRVQYMDVAPGQIVSVAASLIPFLEHDDANRALMGANMQRQAVPCLRAEKAVVGTGIERTVAVDSGTVVTARRGGLVDYVDSARIVIRVNDEEAKAGEVGVDIYNLTKYTRSNQNTNINQRPLVKVGDKLARGDVIADGASTDMGELALGQNMLVGFMPWNGYNYEDSILISERVVADDRYTSIHIEELSVVARDTKLGAEEITQDISNLSERMLARLDEVGIIHIGAEVEAGDVLVGKVTPKGETQLTPEEKLLRAIFGEKASDVKDTSLRVPSGMSGTVIDVQVFTREGIDRDARAQQIIDDQLAHYKQDLADQMRIVEDDAFGRIRRLIEGKVATGGPNKLKKGEALTAEYLESVGRYDWFDIRLSDEEAARQLEQLKDSLSQARIEFDNRFEEKKRKLTQGDELPPGVQKMVKVYLAVKRRIQPGDKMAGRHGNKGVISKICPVEDMPHMADGTPLDIVLNPLGVPSRMNIGQILEVHLGWAAKGLGLRIEEMLREESKVAEIRKFLEKIYNDSTGKHEDIKSFTDAEILDLAQNLKRGVPFATPVFDGAAESDIKAMLDLAFPDDDARTKQLQFHAGKTQVTLFDGRTGDKFERPVTVGYMHVLKLHHLVDDKMHARSTGPYSLVTQQPLGGKAQFGGQRFGEMEVWALEAYGASYTLQEMLTVKSDDVTGRTKVYENIVKGEHKIDAGMPESFNVLVKEIRSLAIDIDLDRN comes from the coding sequence ATGAGCTATTCCTTCACCGAAAAGAAACGCCTTCGTAAAAGTTTTGCCAAGCGAGAAAGCGTTCAAGAAATTCCCTATTTGCTGGCAATGCAATTAGAGTCATATGCTGCATTTTTGCAGACTAATGTTCCAGCTGATCAGCGTACGGAAACAGGTTTGCAATCTACATTCAGCTCTGTTTTTCCTATCGTTAGCCATTCAGGTAACGCACGTTTAGATTACGTGAGCTATCAGTTAGGCGCTGAGCCGTTCGATGTTAAAGAATGTCAGCAACGTGGTTTGACTTATGCTGCACCATTGCGTGTACGTGTACGTTTGACCATTATGGACAAAGAGGCTTCTAAGCCAACCGTAAAAGAAGTTAAAGAACAAGAAGTTTACATGGGCGAGTTGCCTTTGATGACTGAAAATGGTTCATTTGTGATCAACGGTACCGAGCGTGTGATCGTATCTCAATTGCACCGTAGCCCAGGCGTGTTCTTTGAGCATGACCGTGGTAAAACTCATAGCTCAGGTAAATTGCTATTCTCAGCGCGTATCATTCCTTACCGTGGTTCATGGTTAGACTTCGAGTTTGACCCTAAAGACTACTTGTATTTCCGTATTGACCGTCGCCGCAAAATGCCGGTGACTATTCTGTTGAAAGCACTTGGTTACACACCAGAGCAAATCATTTCAACTTTCTACGATTTCGATACATTCCACATCAGCAAATCTGGTGTTGAGTTCACCGTAGTGCCTGAGCGCTTACGTGGTGAAGTAGCTAAATTTGATATTCTGGCTAAAGACGGTTCAGTGATTGTTGCTAAAGACAAACGCATTACCGTTAAACATATCCGTGATATGGAAAAAGCAGGCGTGAGCGAGATCGCTGTGCCGCAAGATTTCATTCTAGGCCGTGCTTTAGCTAATACTATCGTTGACCAAGAAACTGGCGAGGTCGTAGCAAATGCTAACGATGAAGTCACTGAGTCTTTATTGGGCAAGTTGGTAGATGCAAACATCCGTACCGTAAGCACCTTGTATTCAAACGATTTGGATCATGGCGACTACATTTCACAAACACTACGTATTGATGAAATTCCTGACCAATACAGCGCACGTGTAGCGATCTACCGTATGATGCGTCCTGGCGAGCCACCTACTGAAGAGTCAGTAGAAGCTTTGTTCCAAGGCTTGTTCTTCAGTGAAGAGCGTTACGATCTGTCACGCGTAGGCCGTATGAAGTTTAACCGTCGCGCATTCCCAGAGAAAGCTGAAGAGCGTCAATCTAACTGGATTCGCAGATTCTATGAAGCTGTTGGCGTACAAGGCGACGAAGGTGCTAACACCTTGTCTAACGAAGACATCTTAGCTGTTATCGGCGTATTGCTAGAATTACGTAACGGCCGTGGCGAGATCGATGACATCGACCACTTAGGTAACCGTCGTATCCGTTCAGTAGGTGAGTTGGCTGAGAACCAATTCCGTACTGGTCTAGTGCGTGTAGAGCGTGCAGTTAAAGAACGTTTGTCACAAGCTGAATCAGACAACCTGATGCCGCATGACTTGATTAATGCTAAACCAGTATCAAGTGCAATCCGTGAGTTCTTCGGTTCATCACAATTGTCACAATTTATGGACCAAACCAACCCATTGTCTGAAATTACGCACAAACGTCGTATTTCAGCACTTGGCCCAGGTGGTTTAACTCGTGAACGTGCTGGCTTTGAGGTACGTGACGTACACTCAACCCACTATGGTCGCGTATGTCCGATTGAAACGCCAGAGGGTCCGAACATTGGTTTGATCAACTCATTGGCATTGTATGCACGTACTAATGAATATGGTTTCTTAGAAACACCATATCGCCGTGTAGATGCAAATAAAGTATCCGATACGATTGACTACTTGTCAGCGATTGAAGAGAGTCAGTACATGATCGCGCAAGCGAATACTGATTTAGATACTAAGAACTTATTTGTTGATGATTTGATTTCTTCACGTCATCACAACGAGTTTACGATGACGCAGCCTGACCGTGTTCAATACATGGACGTGGCGCCAGGTCAAATTGTGTCTGTGGCTGCATCTTTGATTCCATTCTTGGAACACGATGACGCGAACCGTGCATTGATGGGTGCAAACATGCAACGTCAAGCGGTACCATGTCTACGCGCTGAAAAAGCCGTGGTAGGTACAGGTATTGAGCGTACAGTGGCAGTTGACTCTGGTACTGTAGTAACCGCACGTCGTGGTGGCTTGGTGGACTACGTGGACTCAGCTCGTATCGTGATTCGTGTGAACGATGAAGAAGCGAAAGCTGGTGAAGTTGGTGTAGATATTTACAACTTAACTAAATATACGCGCTCTAACCAAAATACCAATATTAACCAACGTCCATTGGTTAAAGTGGGTGACAAGCTAGCACGCGGTGACGTGATTGCGGATGGTGCTTCTACCGATATGGGTGAGTTGGCGCTAGGTCAAAATATGTTGGTAGGCTTTATGCCTTGGAACGGTTATAACTACGAAGACTCGATCTTGATTTCAGAGCGCGTAGTAGCAGATGACCGTTACACTTCTATCCATATTGAAGAACTGTCAGTGGTTGCACGTGATACAAAACTTGGTGCAGAAGAAATCACACAAGATATTTCAAACTTGAGTGAGCGCATGTTAGCGCGTCTGGACGAAGTGGGTATTATCCACATCGGTGCTGAAGTTGAAGCTGGTGACGTATTAGTGGGTAAAGTGACACCAAAAGGTGAGACACAGCTGACACCAGAAGAGAAATTGCTACGTGCGATTTTTGGTGAGAAAGCATCTGACGTTAAAGATACATCACTACGCGTGCCTTCAGGCATGAGCGGTACTGTAATCGACGTACAAGTGTTTACACGCGAAGGCATTGACCGTGATGCACGTGCACAACAAATTATTGATGACCAATTGGCACACTACAAGCAAGACTTGGCTGACCAAATGCGTATCGTGGAAGACGATGCATTCGGCCGTATCCGTCGCTTGATCGAAGGCAAAGTGGCTACTGGCGGTCCTAACAAATTGAAAAAAGGCGAAGCATTAACTGCTGAGTACTTAGAGTCTGTTGGCCGTTATGACTGGTTTGATATTCGTTTATCAGATGAAGAAGCAGCGCGTCAGTTAGAGCAGTTGAAAGACAGCTTGTCACAAGCGCGCATTGAGTTTGATAACCGTTTTGAAGAGAAAAAACGTAAATTGACGCAAGGTGACGAATTGCCACCAGGCGTACAAAAAATGGTTAAGGTTTACCTAGCTGTTAAACGTCGTATCCAACCTGGTGACAAGATGGCGGGTCGTCACGGTAACAAGGGTGTGATTTCAAAAATCTGCCCAGTGGAAGATATGCCGCACATGGCGGACGGTACACCATTGGATATCGTGTTGAACCCACTAGGCGTTCCTTCACGTATGAACATCGGTCAGATTTTGGAAGTGCACTTAGGTTGGGCTGCTAAAGGTTTAGGTTTACGTATCGAAGAAATGCTACGTGAAGAATCTAAAGTAGCTGAGATCCGTAAGTTCTTAGAAAAAATCTATAACGACAGCACAGGTAAGCATGAAGATATTAAATCTTTCACTGATGCGGAAATTTTAGACTTGGCGCAAAACCTCAAACGCGGCGTGCCATTTGCAACACCAGTATTTGATGGTGCAGCAGAGTCTGATATTAAAGCGATGCTTGATTTGGCGTTCCCAGATGATGATGCGCGTACTAAACAATTGCAGTTCCATGCAGGTAAAACACAGGTGACCTTGTTTGACGGCCGTACCGGCGACAAATTTGAGCGTCCTGTGACTGTAGGTTACATGCACGTGTTGAAGCTGCATCACTTGGTTGATGACAAGATGCATGCACGTTCTACAGGTCCTTATTCATTGGTTACACAACAACCATTGGGCGGTAAAGCACAATTCGGTGGCCAACGTTTTGGTGAGATGGAGGTTTGGGCGTTAGAAGCTTATGGTGCTTCATATACCTTGCAAGAGATGCTGACAGTGAAGTCTGATGACGTTACTGGCCGTACCAAAGTGTATGAAAACATCGTTAAAGGCGAGCACAAAATTGATGCAGGTATGCCTGAGTCATTTAACGTGTTAGTGAAAGAAATTCGTTCACTCGCTATCGACATCGACCTAGACCGTAATTAA